Proteins co-encoded in one Metabacillus sp. KUDC1714 genomic window:
- the ltrA gene encoding group II intron reverse transcriptase/maturase, whose amino-acid sequence MLMERILSRENLLNALKRVERNGGSHGVDKMSTQYLRSYIVEHWDELRKSLQQGTYEPQPVRRVEIPKPNGGVRLLGIPTVIDRFIQQAITQTLTPIYDPTFSENSYGFRPQRRGHDAVRKAKRYIEDGYRWVVDIDLEKFFDKVNHDKLMGLLSKRIDDKVLLNLVRKYLNVGIMMGGVVSQNTEGTPQGGPLSPLLSNIILDLLDKELENRGHKFVRYADDCNIYVKSKKAGLRTMAGVTSFIEKKLSLKVNREKSAVDRPWNRKFLGFSFTNRKEPKIRISKQSIKRFKQKVREITSRKSPIPMDVRIKKLNQYLVGWCGYYALADTPSIFKGLESWIRRRLRLCYWKQWKLPKTRIRKLIGLGIDKHKAYEWGNSRKGYWRITSSPILHRALNNSFWRKEGLKSLSERYETLRHT is encoded by the coding sequence ATGTTAATGGAACGAATTCTATCACGAGAAAACTTACTGAACGCTCTTAAACGAGTGGAACGTAACGGAGGCAGTCACGGTGTAGACAAGATGTCGACCCAATACCTGCGTTCGTATATTGTCGAGCACTGGGACGAATTGAGAAAGTCTCTCCAACAGGGAACCTATGAACCTCAACCCGTTCGTCGTGTCGAAATCCCGAAACCAAACGGCGGAGTTAGATTACTAGGAATCCCTACCGTGATAGACCGTTTCATTCAACAAGCGATTACTCAAACATTAACCCCAATTTATGACCCAACATTTTCTGAAAACAGTTATGGGTTTCGTCCACAAAGGCGAGGGCATGACGCTGTACGGAAAGCGAAAAGATACATCGAAGATGGTTATAGGTGGGTAGTCGACATAGACTTAGAGAAATTCTTCGATAAAGTGAACCATGACAAACTCATGGGGCTACTGTCAAAGCGTATTGACGATAAAGTTCTACTAAATCTTGTTCGAAAATATCTCAATGTCGGGATTATGATGGGTGGCGTGGTCTCACAAAATACAGAGGGAACTCCACAAGGAGGTCCGCTAAGTCCACTACTTTCAAATATCATTCTAGATTTGTTAGATAAAGAATTAGAGAATAGAGGGCATAAATTCGTGAGGTATGCGGATGATTGTAATATTTACGTGAAATCTAAGAAAGCTGGCTTACGAACAATGGCGGGTGTAACGTCTTTCATTGAAAAGAAGCTTAGTTTAAAGGTAAATCGTGAGAAATCAGCCGTAGATCGACCATGGAACCGAAAATTCTTAGGCTTTAGTTTTACTAACAGAAAAGAGCCGAAAATACGTATATCCAAACAAAGTATCAAGAGATTTAAACAGAAGGTTAGGGAAATAACGTCAAGAAAATCACCGATACCAATGGATGTAAGAATAAAGAAATTAAATCAGTATTTAGTGGGTTGGTGTGGGTATTACGCATTGGCAGATACTCCAAGTATCTTTAAAGGTTTGGAAAGTTGGATTCGAAGAAGACTGAGATTGTGTTACTGGAAACAGTGGAAACTTCCTAAAACAAGGATAAGGAAACTTATAGGACTAGGAATTGATAAACACAAAGCATATGAATGGGGAAATAGCAGAAAGGGCTACTGGCGAATAACCAGTAGTCCAATCCTTCACCGTGCCCTCAATAACTCTTTCTGGAGAAAAGAGGGTCTCAAAAGTCTATCTGAACGATACGAAACTTTACGTCACACTTAA
- a CDS encoding glycoside hydrolase family 1 protein, translating to MKFPHDFLFGAASASYQIEGAWNEDGKGLTNWDVFSKIPGKTYKGTNGDVAIDHYHRYKEDIKLMAEMGLESYRFSISWARILPTGDGEVNDKGLEFYNNVINECLKYGIVPFVTLYHWDLPITLEEDGGWTNKRTAEAFIKYAEVCFRAFGDRVKHWITFNETVMFCGLGYLKGAHPPGIQNDENKYFQATHYVFYAHAKAVEVYKEMNHYGEIGITHVFLPAFSVDDRHENVVAARHANEYETLWYYDPILKGEYPSYVVEQLKEKGWTPSWTEEELATLKRNAGKNDFIGLNYYQPIRVEKNNETVSSMEHSRETSTLAPGNPSFDGFYRTVKMEDKTYTKWGWEISPQGFIDGLHMLKERYGDIKMYVTENGLGDEDPIIDGEIVDVPRIKYIEEHLKVIKRAIKEGIHLKGYYAWSVIDLLSWLNGYKKQYGFIYVDQQNNLNRKKKLSFHWYKHIIETRGEEL from the coding sequence ATGAAGTTTCCACATGATTTTTTATTCGGAGCGGCCTCTGCTTCTTATCAAATAGAAGGTGCATGGAATGAAGATGGTAAAGGATTAACAAATTGGGATGTCTTTTCAAAGATTCCAGGTAAAACGTATAAGGGAACAAACGGAGATGTAGCCATAGATCATTATCATCGATACAAAGAAGATATTAAATTAATGGCAGAGATGGGTCTTGAATCATACCGATTTTCCATTTCATGGGCACGTATTTTGCCAACAGGAGACGGAGAAGTCAATGATAAAGGTTTGGAATTTTATAATAATGTAATTAATGAATGTTTAAAGTACGGTATTGTTCCATTTGTCACACTATATCATTGGGATTTGCCTATTACGCTTGAAGAAGATGGGGGATGGACGAATAAGCGAACAGCTGAAGCCTTTATTAAGTATGCTGAAGTTTGTTTTCGAGCATTCGGGGATCGTGTCAAACATTGGATTACGTTTAATGAAACGGTTATGTTTTGTGGGTTAGGCTATTTAAAAGGAGCACATCCGCCTGGTATTCAAAATGATGAGAATAAATATTTTCAAGCGACACATTACGTGTTTTATGCACATGCAAAAGCTGTAGAGGTATATAAGGAAATGAATCATTACGGCGAGATTGGTATTACACATGTTTTCTTACCAGCTTTCAGTGTAGATGATCGTCATGAGAATGTAGTAGCTGCTCGACATGCCAATGAATATGAAACCCTTTGGTATTATGACCCAATTTTAAAGGGAGAATATCCTTCATATGTGGTCGAGCAATTAAAGGAGAAAGGTTGGACGCCAAGTTGGACGGAAGAAGAACTTGCTACCTTAAAAAGAAATGCAGGAAAAAATGATTTTATAGGACTTAATTATTACCAACCGATTCGAGTAGAAAAAAATAACGAGACTGTTTCATCCATGGAACATTCAAGGGAAACGTCTACTCTAGCGCCAGGCAATCCTTCTTTTGATGGTTTTTATCGGACCGTAAAAATGGAAGATAAAACATATACTAAATGGGGATGGGAAATCTCACCCCAAGGATTTATAGATGGACTGCATATGTTAAAAGAGCGATATGGTGATATTAAAATGTATGTAACAGAAAATGGACTTGGTGATGAGGATCCGATTATTGATGGAGAAATAGTAGATGTTCCTCGGATTAAATATATTGAGGAACATTTAAAAGTGATTAAACGTGCAATCAAAGAAGGCATTCATTTAAAAGGGTATTACGCATGGTCTGTCATTGATCTATTAAGCTGGTTAAACGGATATAAAAAGCAATACGGATTTATCTATGTGGATCAACAAAACAATTTAAACCGCAAGAAAAAGCTGTCTTTTCATTGGTATAAGCATATTATAGAGACGCGAGGAGAAGAGCTCTAA
- a CDS encoding GntR family transcriptional regulator has protein sequence MAVKYKEIADCLERDIRDGKFDTAKKLPTEEELINNFKVSRNTIRKAINQLVNLGLIYQVQGSGMFLREKSITDYINLGSLRGLTKDLTSKIIETKILELHVVEAEEVIAKQLRCEVGANLYYIKRLRIVDKEPFSIEISYFKKDIVPYLNEDIASSSIYRYLIEDLKLNIGFADKVINCEKIGEANAELLHVKPLDPALIIENTVCLTNGTIFELSKSVFHYEKAKILNRINFK, from the coding sequence ATGGCTGTAAAATATAAAGAAATAGCTGATTGTTTAGAACGGGATATTAGGGATGGGAAATTCGATACAGCAAAAAAGCTGCCAACAGAAGAAGAACTGATAAATAATTTTAAAGTGAGCCGAAATACGATCCGAAAAGCAATTAATCAGCTAGTCAATCTCGGGCTTATCTATCAGGTACAAGGTAGTGGAATGTTTTTACGGGAAAAATCCATAACAGATTATATAAATTTAGGCAGTCTTAGAGGATTAACAAAAGATTTAACATCTAAAATAATAGAGACAAAAATTCTGGAATTACATGTGGTAGAAGCAGAGGAAGTAATAGCAAAACAATTGCGTTGTGAAGTGGGGGCAAATCTTTATTATATTAAGCGGCTGAGAATTGTTGATAAAGAACCCTTTTCAATTGAAATAAGTTACTTTAAAAAAGACATTGTGCCATATTTAAATGAAGATATTGCATCGAGTTCTATTTATAGGTACCTTATTGAGGATTTAAAATTAAACATAGGATTTGCTGATAAAGTAATCAATTGCGAAAAAATTGGTGAAGCAAATGCGGAATTATTGCATGTTAAACCATTAGATCCAGCATTGATTATTGAAAATACAGTATGCTTAACCAACGGAACCATCTTTGAATTATCTAAATCAGTATTTCACTATGAAAAAGCAAAAATCTTAAATCGGATTAATTTTAAATAA
- a CDS encoding MarR family transcriptional regulator — protein sequence MLPEEIDTINQLTKTPIESLNLDAIAVVTNLYRVAQGLRNKMEQEVLSEYGLSWTAFSIVYDLWIWESIETKKLAVSAGVSKATVSNITKTLERKELCYRKSDNRDRRITYVVLTDKGRQVMETLYPRFHKGEVEIVSGLSVDEQKSMTKLLRKVIRENHF from the coding sequence ATGCTTCCTGAAGAAATAGATACAATCAATCAGTTAACTAAAACCCCTATAGAATCGCTAAATCTAGATGCAATTGCAGTTGTTACAAATCTTTATCGCGTCGCACAAGGATTAAGAAACAAAATGGAACAGGAAGTCTTATCTGAATATGGATTATCATGGACGGCATTTTCAATTGTTTATGATTTGTGGATATGGGAATCAATCGAGACAAAAAAATTAGCCGTGTCAGCAGGGGTCTCAAAAGCCACGGTTAGTAATATAACGAAAACACTTGAACGAAAAGAGCTATGTTACAGAAAAAGCGATAACAGAGATAGACGAATTACCTACGTCGTTTTAACAGATAAGGGAAGGCAAGTGATGGAGACTCTTTATCCAAGATTCCATAAAGGAGAAGTAGAGATTGTTTCTGGTTTGTCAGTAGATGAACAAAAAAGTATGACAAAATTACTTAGAAAAGTAATTCGGGAAAATCATTTTTGA
- the tyrS gene encoding tyrosine--tRNA ligase: MSNLIEQLNEEQRSEVNRQMAIYSQGTKEIIPTEELENKIAKSILENKPLKIKLGLDPSAPDVHLGHTVVLNKIRQFQENGHIIQLIIGDFTGKIGDPTGKSVARKQLTDEEVKHNAKTYFEQFAKVIDMEKVELHYNSKWLSKLNFEDVIQLAGKITVARLLERDDFEERIAFGKPISLHEFFYPLMQGYDSVVLECDIELGGTDQHFNILMGRHFQEKFGKEKQIALLMPLLEGLDGVEKMSKSKKNYIGIDESPQEMYGKAMSIPDELMNKYFELITDLTPEQIQAIKVQIKTGELHPRDAKMLLGKTIVRMYHGLEEAEKAEHHFISVFQKGSIPKEIPVIEWQGEMKISIIELLVSLQMFSSKSEARRMIENRGIKINGNTVEDTKLQLTIIDGLIVQVGKRKFVKIKL; this comes from the coding sequence ATGAGTAATTTAATAGAACAATTGAACGAGGAACAACGATCAGAGGTAAATAGACAAATGGCTATTTACAGCCAAGGAACAAAAGAAATTATTCCAACCGAAGAGTTAGAAAATAAAATTGCCAAGTCCATTTTAGAGAACAAACCTCTAAAAATAAAATTAGGCCTAGATCCTTCTGCTCCAGATGTACATCTTGGACATACGGTAGTACTTAACAAAATTAGGCAATTTCAAGAGAATGGTCATATTATCCAACTAATTATTGGTGACTTTACGGGGAAAATTGGAGATCCAACAGGAAAATCCGTGGCTAGAAAACAATTAACAGATGAAGAAGTTAAACATAATGCTAAAACATACTTCGAACAATTTGCAAAGGTTATCGATATGGAAAAAGTCGAGCTACATTATAACTCTAAATGGTTGTCAAAATTGAATTTTGAAGATGTCATTCAACTGGCAGGGAAAATAACTGTTGCAAGACTCTTAGAAAGGGATGATTTTGAAGAAAGAATTGCTTTTGGAAAGCCTATATCCCTTCATGAATTCTTTTACCCTTTAATGCAGGGATATGATTCGGTGGTATTAGAGTGTGATATAGAACTAGGTGGAACAGATCAGCATTTCAACATTTTGATGGGCAGACATTTCCAAGAAAAATTTGGAAAAGAAAAGCAAATAGCATTGTTAATGCCATTATTAGAGGGACTTGATGGTGTAGAGAAGATGTCGAAATCAAAGAAAAACTACATCGGTATTGATGAAAGCCCACAAGAAATGTACGGGAAAGCGATGTCTATTCCAGACGAATTAATGAATAAATACTTCGAATTAATAACAGATTTAACTCCTGAACAAATTCAAGCTATTAAAGTTCAAATTAAAACAGGGGAGCTACACCCTAGAGATGCGAAAATGTTACTCGGTAAGACAATCGTTAGAATGTACCACGGACTTGAAGAAGCTGAGAAGGCTGAACACCATTTTATTTCGGTCTTTCAAAAAGGGTCTATTCCTAAAGAGATTCCAGTAATAGAGTGGCAAGGTGAGATGAAGATATCAATCATCGAGTTACTCGTTAGCTTGCAAATGTTTAGCTCAAAGAGTGAGGCTAGAAGAATGATAGAAAATAGAGGTATAAAAATAAACGGAAACACAGTGGAAGATACAAAATTACAGCTTACTATCATTGACGGCTTAATTGTTCAGGTAGGTAAACGTAAATTTGTAAAGATTAAGCTCTAA
- a CDS encoding DUF2383 domain-containing protein, giving the protein MTNETIIVELNTLLRGTYMGIRSLEHYIQEVENDELKNNFQSMQQDIKLNAQKIAERIQNLGGVPADDEGVSGSMHSFMHKIMLPNDSRKIIEDALKGVDNYGVQYSEELVKGDLDPTSKQIVEEVIDNNRRHVEHLKHLLH; this is encoded by the coding sequence ATGACAAATGAGACAATTATAGTGGAACTAAACACTTTATTAAGGGGTACATATATGGGTATACGTTCACTTGAACACTATATTCAAGAGGTAGAAAATGATGAATTAAAGAATAACTTTCAATCAATGCAACAGGACATAAAGCTTAATGCCCAGAAAATAGCAGAACGAATACAGAATCTAGGCGGAGTTCCAGCTGACGATGAAGGTGTCTCTGGATCAATGCACAGCTTTATGCATAAAATCATGCTCCCTAATGATTCAAGAAAAATTATTGAAGATGCTCTAAAAGGAGTAGATAACTATGGTGTGCAATATTCAGAGGAACTTGTAAAGGGTGATTTAGATCCAACTAGTAAGCAAATTGTTGAAGAAGTAATTGATAATAACCGAAGACATGTTGAACACTTGAAACATTTACTACATTAA
- a CDS encoding ABC1 kinase family protein → MKTKNKLVRMSKVLSMAFIIFIQIYWYKIRRKPEVEWEKLWEKIGERFRNTLFELEGLLIKIGQILSIRADLLPNAFIHQIQDLTDKVPPSNWSEIQMILEKEWGSSLDQHFLLIEKTAIASASIGEVYKGILKDGTEVAIKVQRPNIQSIVQTDFRTLGIIIWFADHFVPIPKGFINFKVLFKELKQVIERELDFTKELKALLFFSERFKDMEVVQVPSVYSELSTSKVLVMEWVEGIRLTNEEALDQLEVSRQELAGRLLQVFLPQWLEPGTFHADPHPGNILVSKEGKIILLDFGMVGEITKKDATYFQGLIESFLSKNYTKAVDCLFHLGFLLPGAESRTIEKLLAEFMSFHPDQLKEMDVIALKLEMNDMIQALPIQVPTRFVFLGRSFVTIEGILLNLAPEEELIDLMKPVFMEWLNKQGNNKWSFVWQWLQSQPIFKLFHSVTEFLDAPKKLEQIKEIEQRRQFQFIIYENHKKQLFQLTIFGFIGIAAGIYTIHPLILKLSIGVSFIASVGYFICSYKLKKWMKYMHEKRRS, encoded by the coding sequence ATGAAAACTAAGAACAAGTTAGTTCGGATGTCAAAGGTACTATCTATGGCTTTTATCATCTTCATACAAATTTATTGGTATAAAATTCGAAGAAAGCCTGAAGTAGAATGGGAAAAGTTGTGGGAGAAAATAGGGGAGAGGTTTCGCAATACACTTTTTGAATTAGAGGGATTGCTCATTAAAATTGGTCAGATTCTGAGTATTCGCGCCGATCTACTTCCAAATGCATTTATCCATCAAATACAAGATCTTACAGATAAGGTTCCCCCATCTAACTGGAGTGAGATTCAGATGATTTTAGAAAAGGAATGGGGGAGTTCACTTGATCAACACTTTCTATTAATTGAAAAAACTGCAATTGCCTCAGCGTCGATAGGAGAAGTCTATAAAGGTATTTTGAAAGATGGTACAGAAGTTGCTATTAAAGTTCAACGTCCTAATATACAGTCAATTGTGCAAACTGATTTCCGGACTTTGGGTATCATCATTTGGTTTGCTGATCACTTTGTTCCTATTCCAAAAGGATTTATTAATTTTAAAGTCCTGTTTAAGGAACTAAAACAAGTGATTGAACGAGAACTTGATTTTACGAAGGAGCTAAAAGCCCTGCTCTTTTTTAGCGAAAGATTTAAGGATATGGAAGTAGTACAGGTTCCTTCAGTGTATTCGGAACTCAGTACTTCAAAGGTACTGGTGATGGAATGGGTTGAAGGAATAAGGCTCACAAATGAGGAGGCTTTAGATCAGTTAGAAGTTAGCCGTCAAGAATTGGCTGGGCGACTCCTCCAAGTATTCCTTCCACAATGGCTTGAACCTGGTACATTCCATGCTGACCCACATCCAGGAAATATACTCGTTTCAAAGGAAGGAAAAATCATCTTACTTGATTTCGGAATGGTAGGGGAAATTACCAAAAAGGATGCTACTTATTTTCAAGGTTTAATTGAAAGCTTTCTTAGTAAAAATTATACAAAAGCTGTAGATTGCTTGTTTCATTTAGGATTTTTGCTCCCTGGCGCTGAATCAAGAACGATCGAGAAGCTACTAGCTGAATTTATGTCCTTTCATCCTGACCAGTTAAAAGAAATGGATGTTATTGCATTAAAATTGGAAATGAATGATATGATTCAAGCCCTACCCATTCAGGTGCCAACTAGATTTGTCTTTTTAGGTCGCTCTTTTGTAACGATAGAAGGCATACTCCTCAATTTGGCACCAGAGGAGGAGCTTATTGATTTAATGAAACCCGTTTTTATGGAGTGGTTGAATAAACAAGGGAATAATAAATGGTCATTTGTTTGGCAATGGCTTCAATCACAGCCGATATTTAAGCTGTTTCATTCTGTTACAGAGTTTTTAGATGCTCCTAAAAAATTAGAACAAATAAAGGAAATCGAGCAAAGAAGACAATTTCAATTCATTATCTATGAAAATCATAAAAAACAGTTATTCCAATTAACTATATTTGGCTTCATCGGAATTGCTGCAGGTATCTATACCATACATCCCCTTATATTGAAGCTATCAATTGGAGTATCTTTTATCGCTAGTGTAGGGTATTTTATTTGTAGTTATAAGCTGAAGAAGTGGATGAAGTACATGCATGAAAAACGGAGAAGTTAG
- a CDS encoding SET domain-containing protein encodes MIEIKTSPLSDGEFNRGVFATTDIAKGTLLHEAPVISYPNEQHVHIEKTLLDDYAFEYGLNHTAILLGYGMLFNHSYEPNATYDINFKNHTFDFFAYKDIKAGEEILINYNGEVDDNEPLWFNKDEIANDKDETKD; translated from the coding sequence ATTATCGAAATTAAAACATCCCCACTCAGTGATGGGGAATTCAATAGAGGAGTATTTGCAACGACTGATATAGCAAAAGGTACTCTTCTTCATGAAGCACCCGTCATTTCTTATCCAAATGAGCAGCATGTTCATATCGAAAAAACGCTACTTGACGATTATGCGTTTGAATATGGACTAAACCACACTGCGATATTATTAGGCTATGGTATGCTATTTAATCATTCGTATGAGCCTAATGCTACTTATGATATCAATTTTAAAAACCATACATTTGATTTCTTTGCATACAAAGATATAAAAGCTGGGGAAGAGATTCTTATTAACTACAATGGTGAAGTTGATGACAACGAACCACTATGGTTCAATAAAGATGAGATTGCAAATGACAAGGATGAAACAAAAGACTGA
- a CDS encoding DUF3231 family protein translates to MENINHNVELTSAEIANLWTQYMNDSLSICILYHSIDKAQDEDIKEVLKFALKIAENHIDKIKEFLKQENFPVPKGFTKEEDVNLNAPPLFTDTFMLVYMHVMTLLGLTGYAGAVGTSSRKDQIAYFIQCNKETMELYERTIDVMLNKGIYSKPPRINTPNQIDFVDHQRYLSGWFGKKRPLNAIEISGINFNMLKIIAKVVLEIGFGQACQSKEVKKYFQRGKDICEKQFSILSSTLTKDNLASPASWVSEVTNSTVPPYSDKLMLNHIVILVSSAVGYFGAGVSVSQRRDLAFEYTRLMAEVGLYAEDGAELLISNGWLEQPPLASNRENLAEHK, encoded by the coding sequence GTGGAAAATATCAATCATAATGTTGAACTTACTTCAGCAGAAATAGCAAATCTTTGGACTCAATATATGAATGATTCTTTATCAATTTGTATTCTTTATCATTCTATTGATAAGGCACAAGATGAAGATATAAAGGAAGTACTCAAATTTGCTCTTAAGATAGCTGAAAACCATATTGACAAAATTAAGGAATTTCTGAAACAAGAGAATTTTCCCGTTCCAAAGGGTTTCACCAAAGAAGAAGATGTTAACCTTAATGCCCCTCCTCTATTTACAGATACCTTTATGTTAGTATATATGCACGTGATGACATTACTAGGTTTAACTGGCTATGCTGGTGCTGTAGGCACTTCTTCCCGCAAAGACCAAATAGCCTATTTCATTCAATGTAATAAAGAAACAATGGAGTTATACGAACGGACCATAGATGTTATGCTGAATAAAGGCATTTACAGTAAACCCCCGCGTATTAATACACCAAATCAAATTGACTTTGTAGATCATCAACGATATTTATCGGGGTGGTTTGGGAAAAAACGTCCCTTAAATGCCATAGAAATTAGTGGGATTAATTTTAACATGCTAAAGATTATCGCTAAGGTTGTTTTAGAAATTGGCTTTGGACAGGCCTGTCAATCAAAAGAAGTTAAAAAGTATTTCCAAAGAGGAAAAGATATTTGTGAAAAACAGTTCAGTATTCTTAGTTCCACTTTAACGAAAGATAATTTAGCATCTCCAGCTTCATGGGTATCTGAGGTAACAAATTCAACTGTTCCGCCCTATTCAGATAAACTAATGTTAAATCATATTGTCATCTTAGTATCCTCAGCGGTCGGATATTTTGGAGCTGGGGTATCTGTTTCTCAAAGAAGAGACCTTGCTTTTGAATACACACGTCTTATGGCTGAGGTAGGGTTATATGCTGAAGATGGAGCAGAACTATTAATAAGTAACGGATGGTTGGAACAACCACCTTTAGCTTCTAACCGAGAAAATTTGGCGGAGCATAAATAA
- a CDS encoding GMC family oxidoreductase N-terminal domain-containing protein — translation MADQDVIVIGAGGGGAVIAKELGEMGLNVLVLEAGPWYGNKKWPHPNQQPGAKFSSHYNDLDISLYRQLFNKYEANMNDLVFGRLRWGPANRSLPQWFRKTNQKALIWQNSGIGGTTQTYTANSPRAFPEAVDHVWPLSYQELVPYYEKVEAILPVNFAPTTAKEDLFYFGAKQAGWELIPTLNVTTPGFRPQPNAILPPNKNLTNPTIPLEQLSLLEGCTLAGHCINGCPHGPSMDKIAKRSTNVSYIPLALRTGNVKIRPNAFTIKIITENKASSDSSAIGVIVRDVWTGEQEELLADAVVMAAGSIESPRLWLNSGLPKNPWVGKGLVNHYMDWLTGIFDEKDLNLILGCETIDPFVGHTCGARLDYPGLGSLQTVGMSPGLTASFYGMSESGYNILHPTIPNRHEDSQGRIIGYELKELMTNYRKTLSIVLCTDDEVDQRNGVTVDPFISDEHGPIPIVQYKPTKRSIKRQSELAKMAANILRKAGAKKIIRSNWPSGVMIHLESTMRMGFVVDQNCESYQVKRLYIADNSVHFNSIGGANPTLTTQALATRTAEKLFEKYFSK, via the coding sequence ATGGCTGATCAGGATGTGATTGTGATTGGAGCAGGCGGTGGAGGTGCAGTTATCGCGAAGGAACTTGGAGAGATGGGATTAAACGTTCTAGTTCTGGAAGCAGGTCCATGGTATGGTAACAAAAAATGGCCACACCCTAATCAACAGCCAGGAGCCAAATTTAGCTCTCACTATAATGATTTAGATATAAGCCTGTACAGACAATTATTTAACAAGTATGAAGCAAACATGAATGATTTGGTTTTTGGTAGATTACGCTGGGGACCAGCAAATCGCAGTCTTCCACAGTGGTTCCGGAAAACGAATCAAAAAGCGCTAATTTGGCAAAATTCTGGTATAGGGGGAACAACACAAACATATACAGCCAATTCTCCTCGTGCGTTTCCAGAAGCAGTTGATCATGTATGGCCTCTTTCGTATCAAGAATTGGTTCCATATTATGAAAAGGTTGAAGCTATTTTACCTGTTAATTTTGCGCCAACAACTGCAAAAGAAGACTTATTCTACTTTGGGGCGAAACAGGCTGGCTGGGAGCTGATTCCTACTCTAAATGTAACAACCCCTGGGTTTCGTCCGCAGCCTAACGCTATATTGCCTCCTAATAAGAATCTTACTAATCCTACTATTCCACTTGAACAGTTATCATTATTGGAGGGCTGTACACTTGCAGGGCATTGTATAAATGGTTGTCCGCATGGACCTTCAATGGATAAAATTGCAAAGCGTTCAACAAATGTGAGCTACATTCCGCTTGCATTAAGGACCGGTAATGTCAAAATAAGACCGAATGCGTTTACGATAAAAATCATAACTGAAAATAAAGCTTCTTCAGACTCAAGTGCCATAGGAGTAATTGTTCGAGATGTTTGGACTGGAGAGCAGGAAGAATTACTGGCAGATGCTGTTGTAATGGCAGCAGGGAGCATTGAAAGTCCTCGTCTATGGTTAAATTCAGGGTTGCCTAAGAATCCATGGGTAGGAAAAGGCTTGGTTAATCATTACATGGACTGGTTAACGGGAATATTTGATGAGAAAGACTTGAATTTAATTTTAGGATGCGAAACTATTGATCCCTTTGTTGGACACACTTGCGGTGCAAGGCTAGATTATCCTGGACTAGGTTCATTGCAGACCGTTGGAATGAGTCCAGGCTTAACTGCTTCTTTTTATGGGATGAGTGAATCTGGATACAATATTTTACATCCTACTATACCAAATAGGCATGAGGACTCACAGGGGCGAATTATTGGTTATGAATTGAAAGAATTAATGACAAACTATCGTAAAACGTTAAGTATCGTATTATGTACAGATGATGAAGTGGATCAACGAAATGGAGTTACGGTCGATCCGTTTATTAGTGATGAACATGGACCTATTCCTATCGTACAATATAAACCTACAAAACGATCAATTAAGAGACAGAGTGAATTGGCTAAGATGGCGGCTAATATTCTACGTAAAGCAGGGGCAAAAAAAATAATTAGATCTAATTGGCCTTCAGGTGTTATGATCCATTTGGAAAGCACAATGAGAATGGGCTTTGTTGTTGACCAGAATTGTGAATCATATCAGGTAAAAAGATTATACATTGCTGATAACAGTGTACATTTTAATAGCATAGGTGGGGCGAACCCAACCCTTACAACACAGGCACTTGCTACTCGAACAGCGGAAAAGCTTTTCGAAAAATATTTCAGTAAGTAG